In Aspergillus luchuensis IFO 4308 DNA, chromosome 1, nearly complete sequence, the following are encoded in one genomic region:
- a CDS encoding Mo25 family protein (BUSCO:EOG092633QB;~COG:D;~EggNog:ENOG410PHCR;~InterPro:IPR016024,IPR011989,IPR013878;~PFAM:PF08569) yields the protein MAFFFNRGRSRQPSDIARSIKELLVRLRESPTTAKVEDDLAKQLSQMKLIVQGTQEIEVSPEQVQALVQATLQEDLLYELAQGLHRLPFEARKDTQTIFSHILRFKPVNASHADPPVISYIVHKRPEIIIELCKGYEHIQSAMPCGTILREALKFDVIAAIILYDQSEEGEPAIRLTEVQPGVPQEGNGIFWRFFYWIDRGSFELSADSFTTFREILTRHKSIVTGYLATNFDLFFSRFNEVLVQSSSYVTKRQSIKLLGEILLDRTNYNVMMAYVESGENLKLCMKLLRDDRKMVQYEGFHVFKVFVANPNKSVAVQRILINNRDRLLKFLPRFLEDRTDDDQFTDEKSFLVRQIELLPKEPIEPARSAREASRSGINTAAVA from the exons atggccttcttcttcaatcgCGGTCGGTCCCGCCAGCCTTCGGACATTGCCAGATCAATCAAGGAACTCTTGGTGAGGCTTCGAGAATCGCCAACCACTGCCAAG gtcgaagatgatctggCGAAGCAACTATCTCAGATGAAACTCATTGTCCAGGGTACTCAAG AAATTGAGGTGTCCCCCGAACAAGTCCAAGCATTAGTGCAGGCTACCCTGCAGGAAGATTTGCTCTACGAACTAGCCCAAGGGCTTCATCGTCTGCCCTTCGAAGCTCGAAAAGATACACAAACTATCTTCTCTCACATCCTCCGTTTTAAACCCGTCAATGCAAGCCATGCAGACCCTCCTGTCATTTCCTACATTGTCCACAAACGACCCGAGATTATCATCGAACTGTGCAAGGGCTACGAGCATATCCAAAGTGCCATGCCATGCGGCACCATCTTGCGAGAAGCGCTGAAGTTTGATGTTATCGCGGCGATCATCCTCTATGACCAATCGGAAGAGGGGGAGCCAGCGATTCGACTGACGGAGGTGCAGCCGGGCGTGCCTCAAGAGGGCAATGGCATATTCTGGAGGTTCTTTTACTGGATCGACCGAGGGAGCTTCGAACTGAGTGCCGACTCTTTCACAACGTTTAGG GAGATCTTGACCCGCCATAAATCCATCGTTACGGGCTATCTGGCCACGAACTttgacctcttcttctccagattCAACGAGGTACTTGTACAGTCCAGCTCGTATGTCACTAAACGACAAAGCATCAAGCTACTAGGAGAGATCCTCCTGGACCGAACCAACTACAATGTGATGATGGCCTATGTGGAGAGTGGGGAGAACCTCAAGCTGTGTATGAAACTGCTGCGGGACGACCGAAAGATGGTCCAGTATGAGGGCTTCCACGTGTTCAAG GTGTTTGTTGCGAACCCCAATAAATCGGTTGCGGTGCAGCGGATCCTGATCAACAACCGTGATCGGCTGTTGAAGTTCTTACCGAGGTTCCTAGAGGACCGGACGGACGACGATCAATTTACGGATGAGAAGAGTTTCCTGGTGCGCCAGATTGAGCTTCTTCCCAAGGAGCCGATTGAGCCAGCACGGTCCGCGCGCGAAGCGTCTCGCTCCGGCATCAACACGGCAGCAGTGGCCTGA
- a CDS encoding protein arginine methyltransferase RmtB (COG:K,O,T;~EggNog:ENOG410PFG1;~InterPro:IPR036236,IPR029063,IPR041698,IPR025799;~PFAM:PF13649,PF08241,PF13847;~go_function: GO:0016274 - protein-arginine N-methyltransferase activity [Evidence IEA];~go_process: GO:0018216 - peptidyl-arginine methylation [Evidence IEA]) has protein sequence MSASALPSERLPRDDDARSVSSDSSDVSNEEGWEDVEPDDDTQPVVGLFSEKVYPDVRAMLKETKDKYNFDLRRIQKELDLDFLGTIKLVNYVRTQVKEGNMSPDVSSADKFEDDAYLKPVLEDDALLYSLDDIEDETPETTGGSDAERRVIELQEDLERLQTQFSEYREAVQKSMEEQLTKEDEKLGSTLSDASAQKAANRVEEIDADYFTSYAYNGIHESMLKDTIRTDSYRDFVYENKHVFKDKVVLDVGCGTGILSMFCAKAGAKKVISVDNSNIIDRAKEIIYENGFGDVITCIRGKIEEVTLPVQQVDIIISEWMGYGLLFEAMFDSVIYARDRYLAPGGLMVPSHATLRVAPFADPDFIANHISFWKSVYGFNMSSMLTGIYDEALVRVVEPSSIPGQSAVFLPLPLHTITVEELSFLKEFQVTLTEDIDALDGFAIWFDIFFMPSRDSPIADDAVPSEMQKKGIVAFTTGPYGKETHWQQSILLIDHEKRKGVALKKGQTITGKVGYQKKSEKSRSLDITIEWDSQDGEKGSQKWGLQ, from the exons ATGTCTGCTTCCGCTCTCCCCTCTGAGCGTCTGCCCAGAGACGATGATGCACGCTCCGTCTCTTCCGATAGCTCGGATGTAAGCAACGAGgaaggatgggaagatgTCGAGCCCGATGATGATACCCAGCCCGTCGTGGGCCTGTTCTCCGAGAAGGTTTACCCCGACGTGCGGGCCATGCTCAAGGAGACCAAAGACAAGTACAACTTTGATCTGCGGAGGATTCAAAAGGAGCTCG ACCTGGACTTCCTGGGTACTATCAAGTTGGTCAACTATGTCCGAACTCAAGTGAAAGAAGGCAACATGTCTCCCGACGTCTCTTCCGCCGACAAATTCGAGGACGATGCTTACCTGAAGCCCgtgctggaggatgatgccCTTCTCTACAGTCTGGATGACATTGAGGACGAAACCCCCGAGACAACTGGTGGTTCTGACGCTGAAAGACGCGTGATCGAACTCCAGGAAGACCTAGAACGCCTTCAAACCCAGTTCTCCGAGTATAGAGAGGCCGTGCAGAAGTCTATGGAGGAGCAATTGAccaaggaggatgagaagctcgGCTCTACCCTCAGTGATGCGTCCGCACAAAAGGCCGCTAACAGGGTCGAAGAAATTGACGCGGACTACTTCACTTCTTACGCCTACAACG GAATCCACGAGTCCATGCTCAAGGACACCATCCGCACTGATTCCTACCGCGACTTCGTATATGAGAACAAGCACGTGTTCAAAGATAAGGTTGTCCTCGATGTTGGCTGCGGAACTGGCATCTTGTCCATGTTCTGCGCGAAGGCCGGTGCGAAGAAGGTTATTTCGGTCGATAATTCCAATATCATCGATAGAGCCAAGGAAATCATCTACGAGAATGGATTTGGTGATGTCATAAC GTGCATTCGCGGTAAAATTGAGGAAGTCACGCTGCCAGTTCAGCAAGTTGACATCATTATCTCCGAATGGATGGGCTACGGTCTACTGTTCGAGGCCATGTTTGACTCGGTCATTTACGCTCGGGACCGGTATCTCGCCCCCGGAGGACTCATGGTTCCCTCGCACGCTACGCTCCGCGTCGCTCCCTTCGCCGACCCTGACTTCATCGCAAACCACATCTCATTCTGGAAGAGTGTGTACGGCTTCAATATGAGCAGCATGCTGACTGGTATCTATGATGAGGCTCTGGTTCGTGTCGTGGAGCCATCATCGATCCCTGGCCAATCTGccgttttccttccccttcctctacATACCATCACTGTTGAGGAGCTGTCGTTCCTGAAGGAATTCCAGGTCACTCTTACCGAGGACATTGACGCGCTGGACGGTTTTGCTATCTGGTTTGATATCTTTTTCATGCCTTCGAGGGACTCACCCATTGCCGACGACGCTGTTCCGTCCGAAatgcagaagaagggcatCGTCGCTTTCACCACGGGACCTTATGGTAAAGAGACGCACTGGCAGCAGAGTATCCTTCTCATCGAccatgagaagagaaagggcgTCGCCTTGAAGAAGGGCCAGACCATCACTGGAAAGGTCGGCTATCAGAAGAAGTCGGAGAAGTCCCGCTCCTTGGACATTACCATCGAATGGGATAGCCAGGATGGCGAAAAGGGTTCCCAGAAGTGGGGTCTGCAATAA
- the SEC18 gene encoding AAA family ATPase SEC18 (BUSCO:EOG09260NC6;~COG:O;~EggNog:ENOG410PIAG;~InterPro:IPR039812,IPR041569,IPR003959,IPR003338, IPR029067,IPR027417,IPR003593,IPR003960,IPR009010, IPR004201;~PFAM:PF17862,PF00004,PF07724,PF02933;~go_function: GO:0005524 - ATP binding [Evidence IEA];~go_function: GO:0016887 - ATPase activity [Evidence IEA];~go_process: GO:0035494 - SNARE complex disassembly [Evidence IEA]): MFNRNNYPSVPNPFGSRPSRGDGYTNPPQGQSPYPSRSGASPAGYGAPPQYTGRPPQMPPRNPVGEKPVSSGRSWTLRPAKSPDNTYTFGNLVAVSAQEFPPSRDGHDLLLLINGLYVFSARPLDGFPPGQISMSDPQRTWAGVAFTDTVSVQIYDPFSQGGQAYVGSTDIEVGFAGKKRVETPYDQDELASVVIRNFENQIFAPGQKILMDHRSIPLLLTVKTVQRVDLSSENASGGSVETDPTARGILTRHSQITFFKDASTGINLKPSNRRPAANSIIQPDFKFENMGIGGLDSEFSTIFRRAFASRIFPPGLVEKLGLQHVKGILLYGPPGTGKTLIARQIGKMLNAREPKVINGPEVLNKYVGQSEENIRKMFADAEKEYKEKGDESGLHIIIFDELDAVCKQRGSGAGGGTGVGDSVVNQLLSKLDGVDQLNNILLIGMTNRKDMIDEALLRPGRLEVHMEISLPDEKGRAQILKIHTQKMRDNDVMDDDVDLAELALMTKNFSGAEISGLVKSASSFAFSRHIKAGTTASISDDVVNMKVNRSDFHHALEEVTPAFGVSEEELSSRIQHGITHFSPVINEILKEGGLFVKQVAEDESSPLFSVLLHGPTASGKTALAARIAIDSGFPFIKLISPEDMGGFSETAKVQRIIKVFDDAYKSRTSVVVIDNLEKLIEWVPVGPRFSNTILQTLQAVLRKHPNKGRRLLIIATTTQRFVMKQLDLFSSFDADIMVPNVMTYDELKHILEHSGAFNEQEIGQALAGIGSISDDGTIGVGVKKIFSGIQTAKKDVDKVGRFVQVINNAIEAERSGV; this comes from the exons ATGTTCAATCGCAACAACTATCCTTCCGTCCCTAATCCTTTCGGCTCCCGCCCCTCTCGAGGTGACGGTTATACCAACCCACCTCAAGGACAATCCCCCTACCCTTCCAGGTCGGGCGCAAG TCCCGCAGGATACGGAGCGCCACCCCAGTATACGGGAAGGCCGCCGCAAATGCCTCCGAGAAACCCCGTTGGAGAGAAGCCTGTGAGCTCAGGCCGATCATGGACGCTGCGTCCTGCCAAGAGCCCGGATAATACGTATACATTTGGGAACCT GGTTGCTGTTTCCGCCCAGGAATTCCCACCCTCCCGCGATGGACACGATCTCCTCCTACTCATCAACGGTCTCTACGTCTTCTCCGCGCGCCCTCTCGATGGGTTCCCACCGGGACAAATCAGCATGTCTGATCCTCAGCGGACATGGGCTGGCGTCGCTTTCACGGATACCGTTTCGGTGCAAATCTACGACCCCTTCAGTCAGGGCGGACAGGCCTACGTTGGTTCTACAGATATTGAGGTTGGGTTTGCTGGGAAGAAGCGGGTCGAAACTCCATATGATCAAGATGAGCTGGCAAGTGTGGTGATCAGG AACTTCGAAAACCAAATCTTCGCCCCCGGCCAAAAGATATTGATGGATCATCGAAGCATCCCACTTCTGTTGACCGTCAAAACCGTTCAGAGAGTCGATCTATCCTCTGAGAATGCCAGCGGTGGCAGTGTCGAGACGGATCCTACGGCGCGGGGTATTCTCACTAGGCACTCCCAGATTACATTCTTCAAGGATGCTAGTACTGGTATCAACTTGAAGCCCTCCAACCGCCGACCGGCGGCGAACTCCATCATTCAGCCTGACTTTAAGTTCGAGAACATGGGCATTGGCGGTCTTGATTCCGAGTTCAGTACTATTTTCCGTCGTGCGTTCGCGTCCCGTATCTTCCCTCCGGGGTTGGTGGAGAAACTGGGACTCCAGCACGTCAAGGGTATCCTGCTTTATGGTCCCCCCGGAACGGGTAAAACCTTGATTGCTCGTCAGATCGGAAAGATGCTCAATGCCCGGGAGCCCAAGGTCATCAACGGACCCGAAGTGCTTAACAAGTACGTTGGTCAGTCCGAAGAAAACATTCGGAAAATGTTCGCAGACGCCGAGAAGGAAtacaaagaaaagggagatGAAAGTGGtcttcacatcatcatctttgatGAACTGGACGCTGTCTGCAAGCAGCGTGGcagtggagctggaggtggTACGGGTGTTGGGGACAGTGTGGTGAACCAGCTGCTCTCGAAgctggatggtgtggatCAGCTCAACAATATCCTACTCATTGGAATGACCAACAGAAAGGACATGATTGATGAGGCGCTGTTGCGTCCTGGTCGTCTTGAAGTTCATATGGAGATCTCTCTTCCTGATGAGAAAGGCCGAGCCCAGATTCTTAAGATTCACACCCAAAAGATGCGGGATAACGACgtcatggatgatgatgttgacctGGCTGAGCTGGCCCTGATGACCAAGAACTTCTCTGGGGCTGAAATATCTGGTCTTGTGAAGTCCGCATCTTCTTTTGCATTCTCCCGGCATATCAAGGCGGGCACGACAGCCAGCATCAGCGACGATGTCGTGAACATGAAGGTCAACCGGTCCGACTTCCACCATGCGCTCGAAGAGGTCACACCTGCGTTTGGTGTCTCTGAAGAAGAGCTCTCTAGTCGTATTCAACATGGCATCACACACTTCTCGCCCGTGATCAACGAAATCCTCAAGGAGGGCGGCCTGTTCGTCAAGCAAGTTGCCGAGGATGAATCCTCACCTTTGTTCTCAGTGTTGCTACATGGGCCCACTGCAAGTGGCAAAACGGCTCTCGCGGCTCGAATCGCTATAGACTCTGGATTCCCCTTCATTAAGTTGATCAGCCCCGAAGACATGGGAGGCTTCAGCGAAACGGCCAAGGTCCAGCGCATTATCAAAGTATTCGACGATGCTTATAAGAGTCGTACCAGTGTTGTCGTCATCGATAATCTCGAGAAGCTCATCGAGTGGGTTCCTGTCGGCCCTCGCTTCAGCAACACAATCTTGCAGACTCTGCAGGCCGTGTTGAGGAAACATCCTAACAAGGGCCGCCGGCTCTTGATCATAGCAACCACTACGCAGAGATTTGTGATGAAGCAGCTTGACTTGTTCAGCTCCTTTGATGCCGACATCATGGTTCCAAACGTGATGACCTATGATGAGCTCAAGCACATCTTGGAGCATTCTGGCGCATTCAACGAGCAGGAAATTGGCCAGGCACTGGCAGGCATTGGCAGTATATCCGATGACGGTACCATTGGAGTCGgtgtgaagaagatcttcagtGGGATTCAAACGGCTAAGAAAGACGTGGATAAGGTTGGTCGCTTCGTGCAGGTTATCAACAACGCTATCGAGGCAGAACGTTCTGGTGTTTAG
- a CDS encoding KxDL motif-containing protein (COG:S;~EggNog:ENOG410PQND;~InterPro:IPR019371;~PFAM:PF10241): MATHHYQSPSLPINVPSKAPAPANLYPITRVSGSPPDISDTSTTAGSRTSAGFSYSSGSIGGDYETSSASYSGVDVVDVLNDRMQDVFDPTPLDRGLAMQAQTSGQLNAKQRELLELQALAQRRLKGVRATFNDGIKVARETKRDLEWTQKRVNALKAKAENNFPDEYRRATKKYTFDDN; this comes from the exons ATGGCGACCCATCACTATcagtctccttctcttcccatcaATGTTCCCTCTAaggctcctgctcctgccaACCTCTATCCCATTACCAGAGTTTCTGGATCTCCTCCAGATATCTCTGACACTAGCACTACTGCAGGAAGCCGCACCTCTGCAGGTTTCAGCTACAGCTCTGGCAGCATTGGCGGCGATTATGAAACGAGCTCTGCCTCGTATTCTGGTGTGGATGTTGTCGACGTTCTCAACGACCGCATGCAGGACGTCTTCGATCCCACACCTTTGGACAGGGGATTGGCAATGCAGGCACAAAC TTCCGGTCAGCTGAACGCCAAACAGCGCGAGCTTTTGGAATTGCAAGCCCTGGCCCAACGTCGTCTAAAAGGAGTGCGGGCCACTTTTAACGACGGTATCAAAGTTGCTCGCGAGACCAAGCGTGACTTGGAATGGACTCAGAAGCGTGTGAA TGCTCTCAAGGCGAAGGCCGAGAATAACTTTCCCGACGAGTATAGACGGGCGACCAAGAAGTACACTTTCGACGACAATTAA
- a CDS encoding uncharacterized protein (COG:S;~EggNog:ENOG410PPME;~InterPro:IPR039875,IPR019339;~PFAM:PF10197) — MPLHLLGKKSWNVYNPANIERVRRDEAQAKAQEEEEERLMQEADAERRIQILRGERPSTPPPPPPAPSARPQERKSHTEDAGRFRKRRRLAGEDDTDRDIRFAQEDAQLALDRRAQQAAARSSDAPLHDSTGHIDLFPSEAKRKPVEKNAEAEKESKEKKRELEDQYTMRFSNAAGFRQSVGQDPWYSSSQREGAAAESMPSKDVWGNEDPLRREREKARMDANDPLAAMRKGVRQLKTVEQERKRWNEERSRELEALKASEKNRSSHRSRRSPSQDSIEGFRLDASPDRRRDDKDGRSRRHHRHRRDRSRDRSHRRTSHSDSRSHRSHHDRHHRHRDCRRHDGDSRSRR, encoded by the exons ATGCCTCT TCACCTCCTCGGCAAGAAGTCATGGAATGTCTACAACCCAGCGAATATAGAGCGCGTTCGGCGCGACGAAGCTCAGGCCAAAGcccaagaagaggaggaagagcgtcTCATGCAAGAAGCTGATGCCGAACGAAGGATCCAGATACTCCGCGGCGAACGGccttcaacaccacctccgccgcccccaGCGCCGTCCGCCCGCCcacaagaaaggaaaagtcATACAGAAGATGCAGGCCGATTTAGAAAGAGAAGGCGCTTGGCCGGAGAGGATGACACGGATAGAGACATTAGATTTGCACAGGAGGATGCACAGTTGGCGTTGGATAGACGGGCGCAGCAAGCCGCTGCTCGGTCAAGCGATGCGCCACTTCATGATAGTACTGGTCACATTGATCTGTTTCCTTCAGAGGCGAAGCGCAAGCCCGTGGAAAAGAATGCAGAGGCGGAAAAGGAGagtaaggagaagaagcgagagCTCGAAGACCAATACACGATGCGATTCTCTAATGCGGCTGGGTTTCGACAATCTGTTGGCCAAGATCCTTGGTATTCGTCTTCGCAACGCGAGGGCGCGGCTGCTGAATCCATGCCAAGCAAGGACGTCTGGGGAAATGAGGACCCATtaaggagagaaagggagaaggCCCGGATGGATGCAAATGACCCGCTCGCGGCGATGAGAAAGGGCGTCCGCCAGTTGAAGACGGTTGAGCAGGAGAGGAAAAGGTGGAATGAGGAACGAAGTCGAGAGCTGGAAGCTCTGAAGGCTTCGGAGAAGAATCGATCTTCTCACCGCAGTAGGAGGTCGCCATCGCAGGATAGCATCGAAGGCTTCAGACTCGATGCCTCCCCAGATAGGCGTCGAGATGACAAGGATGGAAGATCCCGTCGACACCATCGGCATCGTAGAGATAGAAGTCGAGATCGTTCGCATCGACGAACCTCCCATTCTGATTCGCGGTCTCATCGTTCTCATCATGATCGACACCACCGACACAGGGATTGCAGACGCCATGACGGAGACTCCCGATCGAGACGTTGA